The sequence below is a genomic window from Nitrospirota bacterium.
ATTCGTATGGAGGTAGAAAGGAATCTCCCGTCCGGCGGCGTTACCATGACTTATGGTGAGATCCCGTTTACCCCCCGTGTTAAAAAGGTAATAGAGTATGCAATTGAAGAGGCGAAACTATTAGGGCATAACTTTGTAAGCAGTGAACACCTGCTCCTCGGTCTTATCAGGGAAGAAGATGGTATCGGTGGAAAGATACTTAGAAGCCTTGGTGCTAATCTGCTTACCGCAAGACAGCTTACCCTCAGCTTCCTCAAGCGGGTTCAGACAAGGGAGCGTGAGAAAAAGAGCAACACACCGGCGATTGACGAATTCGGCAGAGACCTTACAGCACTTGCTGTTGAAGGCCAGCTTGACCCTGTTATCGGCCGCGATAATGAGATTGAACGTGTACTACAGATATTAAGCAGGCGTACTAAGAATAATCCGGTTTTGATAGGCGAGGCCGGTGTCGGCAAGACTGCAATTGTTGAGGGGCTTGCCCAGAAGATTGTAAACCTTGAGGTACCTGATAACCTTCTGAATAAGAGGGTGGTTGCACTTGACCTTGGGGCACTCGTTGCCGGAACAAAGTACAGAGGACAGTTTGAAGAGCGGTTAAAGGTAATAATGAAAGAGATTACTACAGCCGGCAATATTATTATATTTATTGACGAACTCCATACCCTTGTAGGCGCCGGTGCTGCTGAAGGTTCAATAGATGCATCCAATATGCTGAAGCCTGCATTTGCAAGAGGGGAGATACAGTGCATAGGTGCAACAACCCTCGATGAGTACAGAAAATACATTGAGAAAGACGGTGCCCTAAAACGGAGATTCCAGCCTATCTATGTTAGTCCAACCACTTCAGATGAAACTGTAGAGATTATAAAGGGGCTTCGTAAGAGATATGAAGACCACCACAATGTTTATATAGTTGATGAGGCTATTGAAGAGGCTGTCCGCTTGTCTGACAGGTATATTACAGACAGGTTCCTTCCGGATAAGGCGATTGATGTGATTGATGAGGCCGGTTCACGTGCTAAATTAGTCTCCCATTTTGTACCGGAAAAGATCCGTGCAGTTGAACAGGAATTAAAGAATGTCCTGCGTGAGAAAGAGGTAGTAAGCAGGATGCAGAGGTATGAGGCTGTTGCAAGGTTCAGGGAAGAAGAGGAAAAGCTCAGGGATATGATTGATGATGCAAAGCGTGACTGGCGTAATCAGCTTGATAAGTCAAGGCCTGTTGTCGGCAAGGAAGAGATAGCATTTATTGTTTCAAAAATGACTGGAATTCCTCTGATAAAGCTTGAAGAGGGTGAGACACAAAGACTGCTTATGATTGAAGAAGAACTTCATAAGAGGATTGTAGGACAGGATGAGGCAATATCCGTTATTGCAAGGGCAATCAGACGTTCACGTGCCGGATTAAAGGGTGTGAAGAGGCCGATTGGCTCGTTTATCTTCCTCGGTCCGACAGGTGTTGGAAAGACAGAGCTTGCCAAGGCCCTTGCTGAATATCTCTTTGATAATGAGGATGCCCTTATAAAGATAGATATGTCGGAGTATATGGAGAAGTTCAGCTCGTCAAGGCTGATGGGAGCGCCTCCGGGATATGTAGGACATGAGGAGGGCGGTCAGTTAACAGAGAAAGTCAGAAGGAGACCTTACTCTGTAATACTTTTTGATGAGATAGAAAAGGCCCATCCTGATATGTTTAATATGCTCTTACAGGTATTTGAGGATGGATGCCTTACAGACAGTCTGGGACGCAAGGTAGACTTCAGAAATACGATAATAATAATGACATCAAATATTGGTGCAAGGGTTATTGAAAAAGGTGCGGCATTAGGTTTCCAGACACCGTCTGAAGAGACCCAGATAAAAAAGATGAAAGGCTCAATTACTACAGAGCTGAAGAATGTTTTCAATCCTGAGTTCCTGAACCGTATTGATGAGATTGTGGTATTCCATCCGCTTAACAAGGAACATCTTATAAAGATCGTTGACATTCTTTTAGATGAGGTAAACGAGCGTCTTACAATCAGCGATATGCACCTTGAGGTAACAACAGAGGTTAAGGAATGGATTATAAATGAGGGCTATCAGCACATGTACGGGGCACGTCCTATGAGGCGTGCAATCCAGAAGTATATTGAAGACCCGCTCTCAGAGGAAATAATTAAGGGACGGTTTAAGGAGTCAAAAAGGATAAAAAGCGTGCTTCGAGACGGCAGACCGGATTTTATAGAGGAAGAGGTGCTGGCAGAGGTCTGAATAGGCAGAGGTTAGAAGTAAGAAGTAAGAAGGAAAAAGATAGAAGTTAGAGGCAAGAGGCAAGATTAGAGGTTGTCAAGGCTTGTGGCAGGATTGTAAATCTGTTAAGCTTTGACAGCCTTTTTTTTGTTTTTAGGTATTAGTTAATAGGTAATGTGAGGAAACTCCAACATTTCCTTTCCTTCAAGGGGAGGGTGCTAAGCTATTCCCCCTCCCTTGACGGGAGGGGGGTAGGGGGAGGGTGAGAAATCAGCGGGACAGGAATCTCCCGCCTATCCTCATAGAAATGGATAGGTGGGGTTTTCTTACCCCGCCGGTGGGGATTTTCGAGTGAAAAAATTCATTTTAATAATAGCCTTGATTATCATTACGGCTGCTGTATTATTTCTGATTTATAGAAACAGGCCGGTCAGCAAGCCGGTACTTGTGCAGAAACAGGAGCGAATAGAGACGCCGCAGCCGGAGAGTGTTCCCGAAGCTCTGCCGCCTCATCATAATAATGCAAGGATTGCGATTGTGATTGATGACCTAGGTTATGATAAAAAAATTTACAGAGAGTTTGTTGAACTTGGGATACCGCTAACATTTTCTGTTCTTCCGGGGGAAAGGTATTCTGCAAATATTGCACGGGGTGCAAGCCATCTGAAATATGAGGTAATGCTTCATCTGCCGATGGAACCACAAAGCAGATTAGTAAATCCAGGCAAATGGGTAATCCTGCACAATATGTCCAGAGATGAAATGCTTAGTCAGCTTTCAAAGGATATACGTGCAGTCCCCAATATTGCAGGTGTTAATAACCACATGGGTTCGCTTCTCACAGAAGACAGCCATGCAATGAATATTGTACTTGGAGGCCTGCGTAATAAAGGTTTGTATTTCCTTGACAGTAAAACTACTCCTAACTCAAAGGCGTTTGAGATTGCAAAGGGCATGGGGATCAAGAGCGGGAGGCGTGATGTTTTTCTTGATAATAATGCTGATGTAGACTACATTAAGGGACAGATAGATATAGCAATCAAATTGGCTAAAAAGAAGGGTGAGGCTACTGTTATAGGTCATCCACGGATAGAGACATTGAAGGCACTCAGGGCAAGGCTTTCTGCTTTTGAAAAAGAAGGGATTGATTTGGTCCCGGTGTCTGAAGTGGTGAATTAAGTGGGATGATAATAAGACCCCCTCACCCGGAGCCCCCCTCCTGCCTCCCCCCACAAAGGAGGTGGGAGGAATTTGGTAGGAATTTAATTGCAGCTCTCCCGCCAGGGGAGAGGGTGCTTAGATTATTCCCCCTCCCTTGACGGGAGTGGGTTAGGGGGAGGGTGAGCTATGGGGATTTTAGAATGAGTTACATCCTTGGCATAGAATCTTCATGTGATGAGACCGCCGCTTCAGTACTGAAAGATGGCCGGCAGATTTTATCGAGTATAATTGGTTATCAATATGAAATACACAATAAATACGGGGGCATTGTCCCTGAGCTTGCCTGCCGCAGGCACATAGAAGTTATTTATCCTATTGTTAATGAGGCAATAGAAAAGGCCGGCATTAAATTAAGCGACCTGGATGCAGTTGCGGTAACATCAGGGCCTGGTTTGATTGGTGCGCTTCTTGTTGGTATTTCCTTTGCAAAGTCCCTTTCATACTCCTTAAACATCCCGCTAATAAGTGTTAACCATCTGGAAGGCCACTTATGGGCAATATGCCTTAAACACAGGGTTCAGCGTCCATTTATCGCACTTGTTGTCTCTGGTGGACACACAAATCTTTATATCGTCGAGGATATCGGCACATACAAGTTGCTTGGAAGCACACTTGATGATGCAGCAGGAGAGGCATTTGATAAGGTCTCAAAGATATTAGGTCTAGGCTATCCCGGAGGGCCTGCGATTGAGAAGCGTGCTGAATCAGGGGATGCAGGGTCAATACAATTTCCAAGGCCATTGTTAAAAAAAGACGGTTTTGATTTTAGTTTCAGTGGCATGAAAACTGCAGTGTTAAGTTATGTAAAGAGCAGGTATAAGTATGCCCATGTTGATGATATACCTGAAATCTTAAACAGTGAGGAGCAGCTAAGGTCTGATATTGCCGCAAGTTTCCAGAATGCAGTAGTGGATGTCCTGGTGCACAAGAGTCTTGCCGCAGTTCAGAAGACAGGCATTAAGAGGCTCGTGTTATCAGGCGGTGTGGCTTGCAATAAGCTATTGAGAGAAAAGATGAAGGAGGCAGGCGTTCGGGAGGGTATAAAGGTTTATATACCTGAACCTGAGTTTTGTACTGATAATGCGGCAATGATAGCATGGATTGGTAACCGGTATTTTAAGAAAGGGAAATTCGCAGACATGAAGTTGAATCCTGATGCGGACAGCAAGATAGGGCGTGGAGAAGAGGTTAGAGGTAGGAAGTAAGAAGTTAGAAGCAAGAAGTAAGATATAAGAGCTAAGCGAAAGTTTATTCCCTCCCCCTTGAGGGGGTAGGGTGGGGGTGAGCAATGGAGATTATTGGTTGAACCCAAGATTTCTAAAATATCATATACTTTACAGCCTTTTTTTTGCGCTGCTCTTTACCGGATGCGGGAGTAAAGTAAACAGTTCCGGTGAGTCACAGGGATTCTATCCTGATTATGGGGTTCATGTTAATGATGTTGTGATGATTGAGATAAATTCACCTTCGGCCGGTACATTGTGGTCAGGGAACTCTACAGGAGGAAGTTCGGCATCAGACACTTCTAATTCAGTGAGTGATGCATTGCCCGTAAAAAAGAGTATGGCACTTGATATTGGGACAACTACCCAATTTTCAGTTAAGGCTCAGGATATATCAGGAAATAGTTATGAAAATGTAAGAGTTGCATGGACTTCTGAAAATACAAATGTAGTTGCAGTGGATAATAATGGGAATATTGCAGGTGTGTCTCCAGGGAGTGCAATAGTAACTGCTAATTTAACCATGCCCGATGGAACCATTATTACTGATAGTGTTTTGATCACAGTATTTCCATCTCCGGTTCAGGACAAAGTCTGGGTTAAGAATGCTTCAACTATTACACGTACCATGTGGGACCACGCCTCAGTTTTATGGAATGGTTATTTATATGTTTCCGGTGGAAATTCAGCATGCGGCGGTGATACAGATTATCAGGATTGTGGGTTTACTAATAAGGTTTATTTTGCAAAAGTAAATACAGACGGGTCAGTAGGCGGCTTTAGTGTGGCCGGCAAGATGCCGGTCTACCTGAGGGGGCACTCACTTCTTGCGTATAACGGTTTCATGTACATTATAGGCGGGATTGTTCAATTCCCGCCCCCATGTAATTTTACAGACCCCTCTTGCGTTCTCCCCAATCCCCTTTGTAATCCATTATTGGACCCTGCTTGCGTGAATCCGGACCCGAATACATATACACATGGCCCGGATGACACTGTTCTGAACGAGAAAGTATATTTTGCAAGCATAAATCCTGACGGGACAATCGGCACATGGCAAGAGACAGCTCCACTTCAGTTACCTGAGTTGACACCGGACTTGCAGGCTAAGGCCGGCCTTTTTGCCCATTCTGCAACTGTTGTAAACGGGTATATTTATGTAACAGGAGGGTGGAATGCAACCCTCAAAAAGAATGTGAATACTATATTGATTGGGAAAATAAATATTGATGGGAGTATAACAGGATGGATAAATCAGACCGGCTTTGATCTTCCATATAATCTCAGCAAACATGCCACGGTTGCAGTTAATGTAAATGGAGAGTATTATCTCTATGTTATTGGAGGTAATAGCGGCGACCTTGGTGCACAGTTATTTCATAATGAGATTCTTTTTTCAAAGATAGCCGTTGACGGCATCCCGGGGCCATGGAGCTATGCATCAAATAATCTTCCTGTTCCCTTAATAGACCACGCGGCTGTAAGTTTAGGCAGATATGTTTTTGTGTTAGGTGGAAGGGATGGAGTTGAAGTATGCCAACAAGGGACACCGGGTAAAGATCAGGTATGTACTCATCCTTACAATAAGTTCCCGGATGTTTACCAGTATTTTGTTAATGACGCTGGAGACCTCGAACTTGTGAACTATGGACAACCACTCCCCTCATTACCTGTACCACTATTCCACCATGCGGCTGTTGCCGATATTGTTTCCGGAAATATTTATGTAACCGGCGGTGCAAGCGGGGATACAGAAAACCCGGTAAACAGGCATAATGAAGTTTATTACCTCTCACAGTAAGCACGGGTGAATAGAAGTAAGAAATTAGAAGTAAGAGGCAAGAAGCAAGATAAAAACAAAGCCCCCTCACCCGGACCCTCTCCCGCCAGGGGAGAGGGTCCATAGAATATTCCCCCTCCCTTGATGGGAGGGGGTTAGGGGGAGGGTGGCTACGAGGATTTTCGAGTGAAATTATCATTATTTTCTACATTGCTTTTCCTTTCATATCTCTGCATAGTAATAATCATGTTAAGCCCTCAATCTGTAAAGGCGGAGATATATACTTATGAAGATGAAAACGGGACCGTACATTTTTCCAATGTACCTACAGACCCTCAGTATAAGATGATTATTCCTCCAAAGATTGAAAAACGTGTCCCATCCTATCTTTCTCTAAAATCGGATAATGGTATAAAGAAATCTGAATTTAATAAATTAATAGAGACGAAGTCTTACAAGTACGGGCTTGACCCGGCCCTTGTAAAGGCAGTCATAGCCGTAGAGTCCGACTTCAATCCCAATGCCATATCAGAAAAAGGGGCGAGGGGGCTGATGCAATTGATGCCTATGACAGCCAATGAACTTGGGGTATTTGATTCTTTTAATCCTGATGCGAATGTTGACGGAGGGACGAAATACCTGAGATACCTGCTGGACTATTTTAGTTGGGATGTAGACCTTGCCCTTGCAGCATATCATGCCGGAATTATGCGGGTGATACAGAATACCGGTGTTCCGCCAATACCTGCCACACATCAATACATCGGCAAGGTAAAGACTACTTACAGGAAGTATATGGTGGAATAAGTTAGGTATATAGGCTGAAGGTGTTTAGGCTGAAGGAAGACAGCCTTCAGCCTGCCGCTTTACCTTCAGTCTTCAGCCTATCAACCTTCAGACTAAAGTGTTTTACCTTTCCGCTCCACTCCGGGAAATCTTCACGGAAATTTGTACCGACACTCTCTTTCCGCTTTAAGGCTGATAAAGTGATCGCCATTGCAGTATTCAGCATATTCACAGCCTCTAATTCCTTTCTTGTGAATCCATGAATTTCAAAAGAAGAGAGGAGGCAGATTATATCTTTTAATGCCTGCTTTAATGTTGATTCTGAACGGATTATTCCGACATTTTGCCACATTGTCTTTTTTAGTTCTTCTTTGACGGTTTCACTCGAAAATTTTTCCGGCGGGGTTAGAAAACCCCGCCTATCTGCAAATGGTGATGGCCCCCCATCCGTGAATAATAAATTGAGGATAGGTGGGACATTCTTGTCCCGCTGATTTTTATGCCCCTTACTGAGTCTAAAGTCGCTGTCTTTTATCCGTATCTCCCTGTTTATTCTGATACCCCCTGAATAACCTAACGCTGATATACCGGTTCTTTTGCCGAATACAAGTCCTTCCAGCAGAGAATTGGATGCAAGCCTGTTTGCCCCGTGAACGCCTGTACATGCAGCTTCACCTGCTGCAAAAAGGCCGGGAACAGATGTACGTCCCCATATATCTGTCTTGATTCCGCCTATAATAAAGTGAGCAGCAGGACTTACAGGTATCATATCCTTTGTAATATCAATCCCATATTGCTTACATGCATTCCACGCCGTTGGGAACCGTTCTCTAAGTAATGAAGATTTTATACGGGTTGCATCCAATAGTACAAAGTCTGAATTGGTTTTCTTCATCTCGTAAATTATGGATCGTGAGACTTCATCACGTGGTGCAAGTTCAGCAAGGGGGTGATATGCAGGCATAAAACGTTTCTTTTTGACATTTCTAAGAAGTGCACCTTCCCCACGTAATGCCTCTGTTATGAGGAAGGATGGGGCGCCTTTCAGAGCAAAGGATGTTGGGTGAAACTGTACGAACTCCATGTCTTCAAGCACAGCACCGCTCCTGTATGCAGCGGCAATACCATCACCTGTAGCTCCTGATGGATTTGACGTTCGTAAAAAAATCTGCCCGGCCCCGCCTGTTGCAATGATTACAGCCTTTGCAGCAACAGGGAATATCTCACCGCTATTTTCATTTAAGAGTATGGCCCCTTTGCATGTACCATCTCTTATTATCAGGTCTACGATAAAATGTTTTGAGAGTTTGGAGATATGATTACTCTCAAGGGCCTTTGACCTCAGTACCTTTACAATTTCTTCGCCGGTAGAATCTTTGAAGTGCAATATCCGTCGTCTACTATGAGCGCCTTCAAGTCCTGCGAGATATTTACCGTCACTCTTATCAAACCTTACTCCCCATTCGATTATCTGGCTTACTAACTCCGGCCCCTCCTCAACAAGCGCTTTTACCGCCTGCTTTTTACACAGACCGTATCCTGCCTTGAGGGTATCTTCGATATGAAAATGAGATGTGTCGTCTTCACCGGTGACAACAGCAATGCCGCCCTGTGCATAACTTGAACTGCTCTCAATTGACCTGTCTTTTGTAACTATGAGGACTTTCCCGTGAATGCTAAGCTCAA
It includes:
- a CDS encoding lytic transglycosylase domain-containing protein; translation: MLSPQSVKAEIYTYEDENGTVHFSNVPTDPQYKMIIPPKIEKRVPSYLSLKSDNGIKKSEFNKLIETKSYKYGLDPALVKAVIAVESDFNPNAISEKGARGLMQLMPMTANELGVFDSFNPDANVDGGTKYLRYLLDYFSWDVDLALAAYHAGIMRVIQNTGVPPIPATHQYIGKVKTTYRKYMVE
- a CDS encoding Ig-like domain-containing protein, which gives rise to MSNGDYWLNPRFLKYHILYSLFFALLFTGCGSKVNSSGESQGFYPDYGVHVNDVVMIEINSPSAGTLWSGNSTGGSSASDTSNSVSDALPVKKSMALDIGTTTQFSVKAQDISGNSYENVRVAWTSENTNVVAVDNNGNIAGVSPGSAIVTANLTMPDGTIITDSVLITVFPSPVQDKVWVKNASTITRTMWDHASVLWNGYLYVSGGNSACGGDTDYQDCGFTNKVYFAKVNTDGSVGGFSVAGKMPVYLRGHSLLAYNGFMYIIGGIVQFPPPCNFTDPSCVLPNPLCNPLLDPACVNPDPNTYTHGPDDTVLNEKVYFASINPDGTIGTWQETAPLQLPELTPDLQAKAGLFAHSATVVNGYIYVTGGWNATLKKNVNTILIGKINIDGSITGWINQTGFDLPYNLSKHATVAVNVNGEYYLYVIGGNSGDLGAQLFHNEILFSKIAVDGIPGPWSYASNNLPVPLIDHAAVSLGRYVFVLGGRDGVEVCQQGTPGKDQVCTHPYNKFPDVYQYFVNDAGDLELVNYGQPLPSLPVPLFHHAAVADIVSGNIYVTGGASGDTENPVNRHNEVYYLSQ
- the nadB gene encoding L-aspartate oxidase, with the translated sequence MKTDFLIIGSGIAGLRTAIELSIHGKVLIVTKDRSIESSSSYAQGGIAVVTGEDDTSHFHIEDTLKAGYGLCKKQAVKALVEEGPELVSQIIEWGVRFDKSDGKYLAGLEGAHSRRRILHFKDSTGEEIVKVLRSKALESNHISKLSKHFIVDLIIRDGTCKGAILLNENSGEIFPVAAKAVIIATGGAGQIFLRTSNPSGATGDGIAAAYRSGAVLEDMEFVQFHPTSFALKGAPSFLITEALRGEGALLRNVKKKRFMPAYHPLAELAPRDEVSRSIIYEMKKTNSDFVLLDATRIKSSLLRERFPTAWNACKQYGIDITKDMIPVSPAAHFIIGGIKTDIWGRTSVPGLFAAGEAACTGVHGANRLASNSLLEGLVFGKRTGISALGYSGGIRINREIRIKDSDFRLSKGHKNQRDKNVPPILNLLFTDGGPSPFADRRGFLTPPEKFSSETVKEELKKTMWQNVGIIRSESTLKQALKDIICLLSSFEIHGFTRKELEAVNMLNTAMAITLSALKRKESVGTNFREDFPEWSGKVKHFSLKVDRLKTEGKAAG
- a CDS encoding ATP-dependent Clp protease ATP-binding subunit, with translation MFERFTDRGRKIIILAREEAERHQNDYLGTEHVLLAILRDGEGAPLIVLKKMGLSPEQIRMEVERNLPSGGVTMTYGEIPFTPRVKKVIEYAIEEAKLLGHNFVSSEHLLLGLIREEDGIGGKILRSLGANLLTARQLTLSFLKRVQTREREKKSNTPAIDEFGRDLTALAVEGQLDPVIGRDNEIERVLQILSRRTKNNPVLIGEAGVGKTAIVEGLAQKIVNLEVPDNLLNKRVVALDLGALVAGTKYRGQFEERLKVIMKEITTAGNIIIFIDELHTLVGAGAAEGSIDASNMLKPAFARGEIQCIGATTLDEYRKYIEKDGALKRRFQPIYVSPTTSDETVEIIKGLRKRYEDHHNVYIVDEAIEEAVRLSDRYITDRFLPDKAIDVIDEAGSRAKLVSHFVPEKIRAVEQELKNVLREKEVVSRMQRYEAVARFREEEEKLRDMIDDAKRDWRNQLDKSRPVVGKEEIAFIVSKMTGIPLIKLEEGETQRLLMIEEELHKRIVGQDEAISVIARAIRRSRAGLKGVKRPIGSFIFLGPTGVGKTELAKALAEYLFDNEDALIKIDMSEYMEKFSSSRLMGAPPGYVGHEEGGQLTEKVRRRPYSVILFDEIEKAHPDMFNMLLQVFEDGCLTDSLGRKVDFRNTIIIMTSNIGARVIEKGAALGFQTPSEETQIKKMKGSITTELKNVFNPEFLNRIDEIVVFHPLNKEHLIKIVDILLDEVNERLTISDMHLEVTTEVKEWIINEGYQHMYGARPMRRAIQKYIEDPLSEEIIKGRFKESKRIKSVLRDGRPDFIEEEVLAEV
- a CDS encoding divergent polysaccharide deacetylase family protein; this encodes MKKFILIIALIIITAAVLFLIYRNRPVSKPVLVQKQERIETPQPESVPEALPPHHNNARIAIVIDDLGYDKKIYREFVELGIPLTFSVLPGERYSANIARGASHLKYEVMLHLPMEPQSRLVNPGKWVILHNMSRDEMLSQLSKDIRAVPNIAGVNNHMGSLLTEDSHAMNIVLGGLRNKGLYFLDSKTTPNSKAFEIAKGMGIKSGRRDVFLDNNADVDYIKGQIDIAIKLAKKKGEATVIGHPRIETLKALRARLSAFEKEGIDLVPVSEVVN
- the tsaD gene encoding tRNA (adenosine(37)-N6)-threonylcarbamoyltransferase complex transferase subunit TsaD, producing the protein MSYILGIESSCDETAASVLKDGRQILSSIIGYQYEIHNKYGGIVPELACRRHIEVIYPIVNEAIEKAGIKLSDLDAVAVTSGPGLIGALLVGISFAKSLSYSLNIPLISVNHLEGHLWAICLKHRVQRPFIALVVSGGHTNLYIVEDIGTYKLLGSTLDDAAGEAFDKVSKILGLGYPGGPAIEKRAESGDAGSIQFPRPLLKKDGFDFSFSGMKTAVLSYVKSRYKYAHVDDIPEILNSEEQLRSDIAASFQNAVVDVLVHKSLAAVQKTGIKRLVLSGGVACNKLLREKMKEAGVREGIKVYIPEPEFCTDNAAMIAWIGNRYFKKGKFADMKLNPDADSKIGRGEEVRGRK